A single region of the Triticum dicoccoides isolate Atlit2015 ecotype Zavitan chromosome 2B, WEW_v2.0, whole genome shotgun sequence genome encodes:
- the LOC119361508 gene encoding 4-hydroxy-7-methoxy-3-oxo-3,4-dihydro-2H-1,4-benzoxazin-2-yl glucoside beta-D-glucosidase 1a, chloroplastic — protein CNLTVRAGTPSKPAEPIGPVFTKLKSRQIPKRDWFNKDFLFGASTSAYQIEGAWNEDGKGPSTWDHFCHTYPERISDKTNGDVAANSYHLYEEDVKALKDMGMKVYRFSIAWSRILPDGTGKVNQAGIDYYNKLINSLIDNDIVPYVTIWHWDTPQALEDKYGGFLNRQIVDDYKQFAEVCFKNFGDRVKNWFTFNEPHTYCCFSYGEGIHAPGRCSPGMDCAVPKGDSLREPYTAGHHILLAHAEAVELFKACYNKHGDSKIGMAFDVMGHEPFQDSFLDDQARERSIDYNLGWFLEPVVRGDYPFSMRSLIGHRLPMFTKEEQEKLASSCDIMGLNYYTSRFSKHVDISSDFTPKLNTDDAYASSETKGSDGNDIGPITGTYWIYMYQKGLTDLLLIMKEKYGNPPIFITENGIADVDSDPTMRDPLDDWKRLDYLQRHISAVKDAIDQGADVRGHFTWGLIDNFEWSLGYSSRFSLVYIDKKDGNKRKLKKSAKWFAKFNSVPKPLLKTTNNNATVTASVSV, from the exons tGTAACCTCACCGTCAGGGCAGGCACACCGTCAAAGCCAGCAGAGCCCATTGGGCCTGTGTTCACTAAGCTCAAGTCCCGGCAAATCCCTAAAAGGGACTGGTTCAACAAGGACTTCCTCTTTGGTGCCTCCACTTCAGCGTACCAG ATTGAAGGTGCTTGGAATGAAGATGGCAAGGGGCCAAGCACTTGGGACCACTTCTGCCACACATATCCTG AGCGCATATCCGACAAGACCAATGGGGACGTTGCAGCAAACTCCTACCATCTATATGAA GAGGATGTCAAAGCGCTGAAGGACATGGGCATGAAAGTGTATAGGTTCTCCATCGCTTGGTCCAGAATACTGCCAG ATGGGACGGGAAAAGTAAACCAGGCAGGCATCGACTACTACAATAAGCTGATCAACTCGCTGATAGATAACG ACATAGTGCCATATGTTACAATTTGGCACTGGGACACTCCTCAAGCACTGGAGGACAAGTACGGCGGCTTCTTAAATAGGCAGATTGT AGATGATTACAAACAATTCGCCGAGGTGTGCTTTAAGAACTTCGGCGACAGGGTGAAGAACTGGTTCACCTTTAACGAGCCACATACATATTGTTGTTTCTCCTATGGTGAGGGGATTCATGCTCCTGGGAGGTGCTCGCCAGGGATGGATTGTGCCGTCCCAAAAGGAGActcgctcagagagccatacactgCTGGTCACCACATCCTCTTAGCTCATGCTGAGGCTGTTGAGCTGTTCAAAGCTTGTTACAACAAG CATGGGGATTCCAAGATAGGGATGGCCTTTGATGTAATGGGTCACGAGCCATTCCAAGACTCCTTCCTCGACGACCAGGCCCGGGAAAGATCCATCGACTACAACCTCGGATGGTTCCTGGAGCCAGTTGTTCGTGGTGACTACCCCTTCTCCATGAGATCACTGATTGGACATCGTCTACCCATGTTCACTAAGGAGGAGCAGGAGAAGCTAGCGTCCTCATGTGACATCATGGGGCTCAACTATTACACCTCCAGGTTCTCCAAGCATGTTGACATTTCATCAGACTTTACGCCAAAGCTGAACACCGACGACGCTTACGCCAGTTCAGAAA CTAAAGGGAGTGATGGGAATGACATCGGTCCTATA ACAGGGACTTATTGGATTTACATGTACCAAAAAGGCCTAACAGACCTCCTTCTGATCATGAAGGAGAAATACGGAAACCCACCCATCTTCATCACTGAGAACG GAATCGCTGATGTGGACAGCGACCCAACCATGAGAGATCCTTTGGATGACTGGAAGAGGCTAGACTACCTCCAGCGTCACATCTCAGCCGTCAAGGACGCAATAGA CCAGGGCGCGGACGTGCGGGGCCACTTCACGTGGGGTCTGATCGACAACTTCGAATGGAGCCTGGGCTACAGCTCACGATTCAGCCTGGTCTACATCGAcaagaaggacggcaacaagcgcaAGCTCAAGAAGTCGGCCAAGTGGTTCGCCAAGTTCAACTCCGTCCCAAAACCCTTGCTTAAGACTACCAATAACAACGCAACCGTGACTGCCTCCGTTTCCGTATGA